In Cottoperca gobio chromosome 1, fCotGob3.1, whole genome shotgun sequence, a genomic segment contains:
- the LOC115013145 gene encoding protein disulfide-isomerase: protein MRTVLLLGLTAFCLCAFAAADKQPDRQVDKSSREEDGVLQLKKGNFNRALKKHKQLLVHFYAPLSGEGHRISTAFEGAAAKLQGSEVKLAVVDVSKEKDLAKELNVTGLATIRLYLSGDKDNPVTCPVPQSSASILTWLKRRSGSAADLIADLSQSEASEELTVVGFFKELHHEYVQVFYAAVVDLPDVNFAVTQNNEIISKYGLTHDVVLLFKKSKLIQAYKMMPQTSKEMLIIFITVYQMDPVTEYTGQTASQILTSPVLHHALMFVNTSAADFKEIHTAFNGAAEAFRLKILFVYVNVDEPRNGRLMEYFRVREFEAPLIRLVNLTDHVTYHLPSDTLDVQTIKTFCQSYLDGKAKPKMQSEPIPEGWDEQPVKELVGMTLEQVGFNPDRTVFVMFYLPYSPESRALFPLWEELAEALKKREDVVVARIDASANDIHMSMQGAYPSLCLFPALHAERVVVYTGKRKVKELVKFLDKEMEKAKKDRVKEDEDRRKYIEAAKAEEAKKLNKTKDEL from the exons ATGAGGACAGTCTTGCTGCTGGGGCTGACGGCCTTCTGTCTCTGTGCGTTTGCTGCAGCTGACAAACAACCCGACCGACAGGTAGACAAATCGTCCCGAGAGGAGGATGGAGTTTTACAGCTGAAGAAAGGAAATTTCAACAGGGCACTGAAAAAACATAAGCAGCTGCTGGTGCACTTCT atgCTCCCCTGTCTGGAGAAGGCCATCGTATCTCAACAGCGTTCGAAGGCGCCGCTGCAAAGCtccaggggtcagaggtcaaactaGCCGTGGTTGATGTGTCAAAGGAGAAAGACCTGGCTAAGGAACTCAATGTGACAGGCCTCGCCACAATCAGGCTGTATCTTTCTGGAGATAAAGACAACCCTGTAACCTGTCCTG TTCCTCAGAGCTCGGCGTCCATCTTGACCTGGCTGAAAAGGAGGTCGGGGTCTGCTGCTGACCTCATCGCTGATCTTAGCCAATCAGAGGCTTCAGAGGAGCTGACGGTGGTCGGGTTCTTTAAG gagctgCACCACGAGTACGTCCAGGTGTTTTACGCTGCAGTGGTCGACCTTCCTGATGTTAACTTTGCtgtgacacaaaacaatgaaattatCAGCAAATATGGTCTCACACATGATGTTGTACTGCTGTTCAAAAAG tctAAGCTCATCCAGGCTTACAAAATGATGCCTCAGACATCTAAAGAGATGCTGATCATTTTTATCACCGTCTACCAGATGGACCCTGTCACTGAGTACACTGGACAG ACAGCCTCTCAGATATTAACATCACCTGTGCTACACCACGCCCTCATGTTTGTCAACACAAGCGCTGCTGACTTCAAAGAGATCCACACGGCCTTTAACGGCGCTGCAGAAGCATTCAGGTTGAAG attttgtttgtgtatgtgaacGTGGACGAGCCTCGTAACGGCAGGCTGATGGAGTACTTCCGGGTTCGGGAGTTCGAGGCTCCTCTCATTCGACTGGTCAACCTGACGGACCATGTGACCTATCACCTGCCCTCTGACACTCTGGATGTGCAGACCATAAAAACATTCTGCCAGTCCTACTTAGACGGCAAGGCTAAG CCTAAGATGCAGAGTGAGCCGATACCTGAAGGATGGGACGAACAGCCGGTGAAGGAGCTGGTGGGAATGACTCTGGAGCAAGTCGGCTTTAACCCCGACAGGACTGTTTTTGTCATGTTCT atCTACCCTACAGCCCGGAGTCCCGTGCGCTGTTTCCACTTTGGGAGGAGTTGGCCGAGGCCTTGAAGAAGCGAGAGGACGTGGTCGTCGCTCGCATCGATGCCTCAGCCAATGACATCCACATGTCAATGCAGGGCGCCTACCCGTCATTATGCCTGTTCCCTGCTCTACATGCTGAAAGA GTGGTGGTTTACACCGGTAAGAGGAAGGTGAAGGAACTGGTGAAGTTTTTAGataaagagatggagaaagcCAAAAAAGACAGAGTCAAG gaggatgAAGACAGGAGGAAGTACATCGAGGCTGCAAAAGCTGAAGAGGcaaagaaactaaacaaaaccaAAGACGAGCTttaa
- the LOC115010223 gene encoding LOW QUALITY PROTEIN: synaptogyrin-3-like (The sequence of the model RefSeq protein was modified relative to this genomic sequence to represent the inferred CDS: deleted 1 base in 1 codon) → MEPAGAYGARKAGSVAFDPVAFFTHPRTILRLMSWVFSMVVFSCIVNEGYINIGSERLLCVFNNNADACNFGVTVGVACFLGSIFFLILDIYFPSISSVKDRRRAVLLDLVFSGLASFLWFVGFCFLANQWQATSPDELPLSQGSDAARATIAFCFFSVLTWAVLTLSALRRFLTGSNTNLFTWQHLDPPAGSARATPYPIANGATIVTTNPYQAPPFH, encoded by the exons ATGGAGCCAGCGGGCGCGTACGGCGCCAGGAAGGCCGGGAGCGTCGCCTTCGATCCGGTCGCATTCTTCACGCATCCCCGGACCATT CTCAGACTGATGTCTTGG GTTTTCTCCATGGTGGTGTTCAGCTGCATCGTGAACGAGGGCTACATCAACATCGGCAGCGAGCGTTTGCTCTGCGTCTTCAACAACAACGCTGATGCCTGTAACTTTGGTGTTACTGTGGGCGTGGCCTGTTTCCTCGGCAGCATCTTTTTCCTGATCCTGGACATTTACTTCCCCTCCATCAGCAGCGTCAAGGACAGAAGACGGGCTGTCCTGCTGGACCTCGTCTTCTCTg GTCTTGCCAGCTTCCTGTGGTTTGTTGGCTTCTGTTTTCTGGCCAATCAGTGGCAGGCTACCTCTCCAGACGAGCTGCCATTATCCCAGGGCTCCGACGCCGCCAGAGCCACCATCgctttctgcttcttctccgtCCTGACCTGG GCTGTACTGACGCTGAGCGCACTGCGGCGCTTCTTAACCGGCAGCAACACAAACTTGTTCACATGGCAACACCTGGATCCTCCCGCCGGCAGCGCTCGAGCTACACCGTACCCCATCGCCAACGGAGCTACCATAGTAACCACTAACCCCTATCAAGCGCCGCCCTTTCACTGA